The window CCTTCGCAATTGAATAGAATTCGTAGGCTCCATCGCCCTCGACCGGCACGAAGTCGAAGACCCCTATTGTCGCTCCCGTGACTTCAAGGCCTGTATCCTTGTTGGCGCTGCCGCCGACGCTATACCACAGCCGCACAGACGCGACGCCCACGCCCTTATCCGCTGCGGTGAACGCGACGGGGACCGGCGATTCATTCGTGTATTGTTCGTCAACCGAAACGCTCGATTGCGGTGGCACGTTATCGAACATCGTAACCGCGGTAACGGTCGCGCCGGTCGTCGGTGCAGGCTCCGTGTTGCCGCAGTGATCGCTGGCCATGGTCCAGAACGAGTAGGTGCCAACGCCGTCCGGCGGGATGAAGTCAACTGTGCCGGATGTAGCCTCCATCCGGTATCCCGACTTGGCCCAGAGGCGCTCCTCGTAACGATACCAGAGGTCAACATGCTTGACGCCGCTCAGCGAGTCCCAGGCCCAGAACGAGACCGGTATTGTGTTGCCGGTCATTTTGTCCGGAGAGGAAACGCTCGAGCTCGGCAGCGTGATGTCGTAGTAGCTGGAGGTGTCTGGCGCTGAAGGTGTAAGCTCCTGCCAGCCCGCATTGTTAGTCGCGATCGTGTAGAACTCGTAATAGCCCTCGCCCTCGGCCGCACCGAACTCAAACACTCCCCAGGACCTAGACAACATCACCCCACCATTCGTCCAATCGCCTCCATTGAACCTATAAAGCAACGCGACACCCGCGATCCGAGTATCGACATCCTCGGCCGTGAACCTAACATTCAATGGCAGCTCGGTCGTGCACTGTGCGCAGGAGCAGCTGGATGTGGGCCTGGTCGAATCGTAAAAGCAGCTGCCGTCAGGAACGGCCGGTGGAGACTCTACATTGCCAGCTTTGTCAATGCCTATTGTATAGAAGTCGTATTTGCCATGCCCGTGCGTCAACGTAACCGCGACCGTGCCGCTTGTTCCCGGTAATACGTAACCGGTATCGAACCAGGTTCCACGATTGTAGCGGCACCACAGCGTTAGTGACTCCATTCCAGAATAGGCCTCAATGGCCGCATACCCAACGTCTATCACCGCACTCGTCGCATACTGAGGAACCTCGGCTCGCGACATCGGCGCTGACTTATCGAAAGCGGTCGAGGCATCCGGGGTGGCCGGTGAGGCCTCCACGTTGCCCGCAAGGTCGCGGCCTATCGTGTAGAAGCTATAGAAGCCACCTTCTACGTCAGGCTCGAAGATGAAATCGCCAGACGTCGCGGCAGCCTTCTCGTCAACCTTCTGCCACTGGTATGACTCATACTGCGCCCAAAGCTCGACCACGGCCACGCCGATGCCCTGGTCAGATGCCGCAAAGTGCACGACTATCGGTGAACTGGTCGTCCATTCCGGCGCACTAGCCGCTGTTTGCGGCGCGACAGTGTCGAAGAAGCAGGTGCAGTCCGCATGTCCATCCCACGCCTGAGTGTTGCCCGCTGCATCGGTTGCGAGGGTGTAGAACTCGTATCTTCCGTTACCCTCCGCCGGCACGAACATGAAGATGGCCGCTTCGCCCGGTAGTGAAAGCCCAGTCGATAGCCAGCCCATGCCCTCGTAATTGTAGAACAGCTCGACTAGAGCCACGCCAGAGCCGGTCCCGTCTGCCGTGTAGCTGATCATCAACGGCAGCTGACGGTATGTGTTCTCGCACGAGCTGTCCGACGTAGGTGAAGTGATGTCGTAGGCCACAGTCCTCGGCAGCCTGCCTGTCGCAGCCTCCCGGTTACCGGCCTTGTCGATGCCTATCGAGTAGAAGTCGTAAGTCCCCGGTCCCTCTGTCGGCGTGAAGTTGAACGTCCCGGTCTCCGTGTTCGCTGAGAGCCCCGTGCTCAGCCATGAACCCAAATTGAACCTGTAGAACAGAACAACTGTGTCGATCGGGGCGCCCGAGAGCTGAGTTGGCTCCACGCACGTGAATGTAAGAGAGATCGGCAGCGTGCTCACTCCTGCCGGCGCATCAAGCTGCGTCACCGGCGCCGTGCTGTCGAACAGGGTCGAGGCGTCTGCGTCCGGAGGGGCTGTCTCGACGAATCCAGCGTTGTCGGTCGCGATCGTGTAGAAGAAGTATCGGCCCTCGCCAGCCAACGGCGGGTAGTTAAACGTTCCTGAGGCGTTTGGCGAGGAAAGACCCGTATTCCCCCACACGCCGGCCTCTCCAAACTTGGCCATAAGCGAGACGCTAGCGATCCCTGACGCCGTCTCGACCGTCGTGAAGGAGACCGAGATCGGCACAGAGTTCGAGTACTCTGCGACCAACGCCGAGGATTCTGGAGGCGTTTGATCATAGACCGCCGTGGCGTCTATCTTGCCGGGGCGAGCCTCTACGTTACCGGCCTTATCCGTCGCGATCGTGTAGAGGCTGTAGCTGCCCTGGAACCCGCCAGGCGGGTCGAAGGATATGGCGCCCAAAGGCGAAGTTCCGTAATCGCCCGTGTATTCCTGCCATGTGCCCGAATCGAGCTTGAACCACAGTGCGACCTTGTCTAGGCCCGCTGGCCCATTGTCGATGGCGATGTAGGGCACGTCAAATGGGGCGCTCGTCGCTATCCCGGGCGAACCGCAGGACGACACAGGCGCTGACCTGTCATAGACAGTCGTAGCCTCGGCCGAAAGCGGTGTCGCCTCGACGTTGCCCATATTATCGGTCGAGACCGTGTAGAACCCATACGTCCCCTCAAGTGCCGGATCTGGCTCGAACAGGAACTCACCAGACGTTCCCGTCACCGGCTCACCATACGGGGCACACAAGCCGTCGAAGCAATAGAACAGCGACGTGCTTGCAACACCGGAAACATCGTCCGAGGCCGTGAAGCGCACGACGATCGGGAGCGAGTTGGCATACTCGGGAGCCTCAACCTCAGAAGTGGGGCCCAATGTGTCGAACGTCGTAATCGCATCGGCGAAAGCCGGTCTGGCCTCGCGATTGCCGCACAGATCAACACCGATTGTGTAGAAATGGTATATACCCTCGCTGCTCATCACGAAATCGACCGTGCCCGACGTGCCTACATACTCGCCGCACTTCTCGTATCGCTCGCTGTTGTCGCTGAACCACAGCTCAGTGTAGGCAACACCCGCCGTCGCGTCAGTCGCAGCCCAGGTGATCTCAACGTTCTGGTCGGTGCTCCCGGACGGCGCCGTGCAGAACGATTCTGGTGCGGTCCAGTCAACGATGGTTTGCGTGTCGAAGGTAACGTCTCCAAAAGCATCGAGGGGTGGACTCTCAACGTTGCCGCAGTTATCGGCTGCTATCGTGTAGAACTCCGCCACGCCCTCAAAGTCAGAAGGAGCGATCGGCCAGACGAATTTGCCCGACGTCCCAGTCTCGATGAGGCCAGTCGCCGTCCATGCTCCGGCGTCAAGCTTGACCCAGAGCTCTGTGCTCGCCACGCCCGAAGGCGCATCACCGGCCGTGAATGACACGGTGATCTGCTCGAAGTCCACGGCGCATTCTGGCGACTCGCAGCTGGACCAGGGCGGCGTCGCGTCATATATTGTTGTGCTCTCTGAAATGGCGCCAGGGTAATTCTCGTAGTTGCCACCTCTGTCCCTGGCGCGGGCAGCGAACTCGTAGGTCCCCTCCAGCGACGGCAGAAACACAAACGTGCCATACGACGCAACAATGTGGTCCCAATAGATCCAGACGCTACCGTTGTATCTATAATAGAGGTAAACTCTAGACACACCCGCTGGCCCTGCGTCGAAAGAAGTGAAGTCAACATTGATGCTAGGTGTGGTAACGCAGTATGGCGACATGGCCGATGCTTCTGGCGCCTGTGTGTCGAAAACGAACGAGCAGTCGGCCGAGCCCGGAGCAGCCTCGCTGTTGCCGGCCACGTCGGTGCTGAGTGTATAGAACTCATACAGGCCGTCGCCATCAGTCGGCACAAAGTCAATGGAGCCGAACTTGCCGCCGGGGCTCTGGCCCGTCCAGGTCCAAGTCCCACCGTTGAAGCGATACCAGAAAGCGGTGTAGTACATCCCAGAGACGTTGCCAGTGCCATCCGTGGCGGTGAAGTTAACGGTAACAGGGACAGTGATGACGTAATAGAGGGGAGCCGAGCAGCTTGACTGAGGCGGCGTGGTGTCGACGAGCGTTGTGTCGTCGGCCGTCGCTGCTGGGTCCTCAACGTTGCCCCAGTTGTCCTCAGCTATGGTGAAGAACCCATACAGGCCGTCTCCTTCCAGCGCTGTGAAGTCGAAGGTGCCGGCAAGGATGTTGGTGCCAAGCACCTCAAGCCCTGAGTGCTTCCAGGCCCCGCCGTCAAGGTTATACCACAGACCGACCAGTGTTACGCCGTTGCTGACTGGGTCTGAGGACGTGAAGTTAACCGCCATAGTGGCGCTAGCTACCAGGTCAGGTGCCCCGCTTATGCAGTCCGACGATGGTTTAGAGATGTCCCAAGTCGTCTGGGTATCTGGCGGTGATCCCGGAGGCGCCTCGACGTTGCCGGCCTCGTCGGTCGCAATCGTGTAGAAGCCGTAGGTGCCCTGGCCGGACGGCGGGTCGAACACGAAGTAGCCAGATGTGCCGACCTGATGCTCCGCATAGTCGGAGTACGAGCCGCCGCCAAAATTGAACCACAGCACCACATCGGCGACATTCGTTACGCCGTCGGCCGCCGTGAAGTTGACCATTATCGGAACGTCTTCCACAAAAGCATCAGACGTGCAGCTCGATGTTGGGTCGCCAGTGTCGAGTTGGCACGCACAGTCGGGCGTGGTGGGAACGGACTCATAGGTTCCGCCCTCCAGCCGGACTATGGTGTAAAACTCGTAGAGCGCGTCCGAAACAGGATAGTCGAAGTAGATCGTCCCCACGGTCTCAGTGCCATACTCATCCGTGAACTGGTGCCAGCTCGTGTAGTCTGGCCCGACGTAGCGACGCCACCACAGCCTCACCGTGTCCAGCGTTGCCCCGGAAGGAATGGTCGCCGTGTAGGACACGGGGATATTCGACCCATTCCAGATTGCGGGTGCCGTCCCGAACGATGTCGGCTGAGACGACGTGTATGTGGTGAAGCAGTCGCGGGCTGAAGGCGCAGCCTCGATGTTGCCGGCCATATCACTCGCAATCGTGTAGAACTCGTAGAGGCCGTCGCCGAAGGTGGGATCGAACTCGAGCGTCCCGGTTGCTGTCCCCGAGAGCATTCCGCTCTCCTGCCAACCGATAGTCCAGGTCGTCCCCAGGTCGGGAGAATACCGCAACCAGAGCGCTACGCTGTCAAACGTGCCCGTGGCGTCATGTGACTCGAAATCAATGTCAATCGGCGCTGAGGTTGTTACGGTCGCACACGTGCATTCCGAGACTGGAAACACGTCGTCATAAACTGTCTCGCAGTCCGCGACACTAGGTGTCTCCTGGTTTCCGCTGTTATCCGTGGCTATTGACCGGAATTGATACGTGCCAGGACCATACAAGGGAACGAAGTCAAACGTCCCGGACGTGTTCGTATCGCACAAACCTGAATCCTGCCAGCCTGTGCCCTCCCAGTTGTACTGGAGGCAGACCTCGGCTATGCCGCTCGAGTCCGGATCAACCGCCGCAAACCGAACAGGTATCGGTGAGCTGGTGCTGTATTCAGCGCAGAAGCAATACGAATCTGGCTCCTTAGAGTCGTATATCGTAACGATGTCATGGGTTGACTTCCAATCTTCCACGTTGCCGGCGTTGTCCACCGACTGGCTGAAGATGTAGTAGTTCCCCTCGCCATAAGGCAGCGTCAGCGCGATTGTGCCGATGGTCGAGTCGCCATAATCATCCAGCCAAGGCGCCCAGCCACCGTCGCCGAAGCGATAGAGCAAACCGACTAGCGCTATGCCCGAAAGGTCGTCCGACGCTGTGTATGCAACGTTGATGTCAGGAACGGCGGTGTAAAGCGGCCCAGTCGCCGATGAAGTCGGCGCCTGAAGGTCATAGAGCACGGTGTGGAAATCGCCCGTTGGCGCCGCCTCAATGTTACCAGCGTTGTCCAGAGCGATCGTGTAGAACTCATAAGTGCCAGCGCCGGCGAAAGTCACGAAGAGGAACTCCCCGTCTGTGGCTGTTTCCACGAGCCCTGAATCCGTCCAGGAACCGCCGTTGACGCGGTAATGTAGATAAACCAAATTGATTCCCGACACCTCATCCGACGCGGCGTAATAGATCGGGATTGGTTGGTAATTGTAGGAGGTAGTTCCTCCAGTAGAAATGACCTCCGAAACAGGTGGGGTTACATCGTAGCAAACCGACGTATCCGCGCTGGAAGGAGGCGACTCGACGTTCCCGAAGTCATCCGTCGCAATCGTGTAGAACTCAACCGTGCCCTCTGTCGCGACGAAATTGAACGAGCCTGCCCCTGTGGCTGGATTGAGATGCCTGAAGCCGGAATAACCCCATGGTGAATTTGCCTCAGCATACCGATACCACAGGTCAACGTAGGCGACGCCGCTGTAGTTATCCGTCGCCGTGAAGCCGATCGTGATGTTCGGGTTGGAAACGTAGTACGGCGAGATCGGGTCAGCGGCTGAGACAGGCGGTGTCCCATCATAGACAGTAGTGTCGTCCGGCCCGGACGGAATCCCCTCCGTATTGCCAGCGTTGTCGATGGCAATTGTGTAGAAAAGGAACGTGCCGTCGCTGGCCGCTGGGTGCTCGAAGATGATCGTGCCGGCCGTCGCGGCGTTCTCAACTGTGTCGTAAAGCGTCCAATAGCCACCCTCATAGGAATACCACAGCGACACTGAGTAAAGCCCGCTAACCGTTATGCCATCCTTCTGAGTATCGTCCGCCACGTAGTCGAGATAAATTGTTGAGGCGCTAACCTCATCGACCGCCTCGACAGATGACCAGGGTGGCGTAACATCGTGGATGCAAAAAGTATCAGGGACCGGCGGCGCAAGCTCCACGTTCCCGTCCGTATCCTCGAGGATCGTGAAGAACTCGTAGAGGCCCTCCTCGTTGTGCGGTGCGGCCCACGGGAAGAGGATCGAGCCCGTAGGTGCTGTGTAGCCGTGGTCGCCGTCATACTCGTTCCAATTGCCGCTCTCATAGCGATACCACAGCGTAACGTCGGAAACCTCCGCGCCAGGCGTGTATGCCGAATACCCAACCTCGATTCCTGAGACCTCCGATTGAATCGAGAAGAACTCGATCGTCCCATCGCTCGCATAGGCTGGGGCGTCGGCCTTCGAGGTCGGCGTCGTGCCGGTGTAAGCGCAGTATGTATCTCGGGTGGCCTTACTCTCCCAGAGACCGGCATGGTCCTGAGCAAGCAGGTAGAACTCATACCAACCATCACCGAGGGTGGGATCGTAATAGAAGATGCCGGTGAGGTCCTGGTCATGCGTATTACACATCCCGGTGAACGTCCAATCGGGCGTCCAGGTCGTCCCGCCATCAGTGGAATACCGGTGCCACAGGCAGACCCTTGCCAGCCCACTAGCGAACGGGGACCAGTCAGTTGCGGAATACGTAATCTCAACCGGCGCATGATTAACGGGTGAGGAGCACCCACCACCTGACATCGGTCGTGTCGTGTCGTAAATGGTTCTTGTGTGCGGCGAGGACGGGATTGCGGAGAGGTTACCGGCCCTGTCGAGCGCTCTCGTGTAGAAGTCGTAAGTGTCATCATCGGGCGGCGGGAAGTAGAACGTTCCGTATTCACCGGTTTCCCTCAGGTTACTATCAATCCATCCGCCGCCGCCATTGAACCGATACCAGAGCTGCGTCTCCTCGACGCCAGAAGAGGGCATGTCCTCTGATGCAAAGTCAACAGCGATCGGTGAGACGGTCGCGTATTTTGGCGAGATGCAGTGGGAGATCGGCAGTGTTTGGTCAAGCATCACCCACCAGTCGGCGTTCTCAGGCGGAACCTCCCAGTTGCCCAGCTCATCCTTGGCGAGCGTGTAGAAGTAATATGTGCCCTCGCCGTGCTGCAACTCGAACGGCCTGGCGCCAGCCACTATCGGGGCCCCTCCACCAAGGGATGAGCCAGTCGCGTTGAAGGCGTCCTCGTCGCCGAAGCGATAGTAGAGCCATAGTTCGTCCACATCCATGGTCGCATCTACAGCGCTGTAGTTATATGTCAACGTAGTGGTGTTCGTGTAATGATCGGCAGCCCAGCAGCTCGACTCCGGCGGCGTAGTATCCCAGAACCCGGTGATGGTGTCGCCTGGGGACGTTTCTATGTTGCCGGCAGTATCTTCCGCGATGAAGTAGAACTCATACTCGCCATCACCCGCATCAGCCAGAAATGAGTAGGTGAACGCTAAGTCGCCCGGCGCCTCCATCCAGTAGGTCAGTATCGGCGGGCTGCCATACAAGTAGTAGCTGCCTCCGACCTTGCGGTAGAACATCCAAGTTGCGGATATGCCGGTCAGGTTGTCGGTTGCCAAACCTGATACAAGAAGGGTGCCCTGGCTCGCGTCGGTACAAGTAAGAGGCCACGAAAGTGGCTTTATGTCGTCATAGACCGTTGAGCAATCCGGCGGCGTTTCATCAACAGGCAGCGTCTCTTCATTTCCGCAATTGTCATAGGCAACTGTATAGAAGCCATAGACACCGTTGCTGCCTGGCCCCGGCACTGCAAACGGGAAGGTCCCAGTCTCGCCAGCCTGAGTGTTACCAGCCCCTATATAGGGGTGCCACGCGTCTCCGTCAAGGTTGTAGTAGAGCTTCACGTAATCGACGCCGCTGGTCTCGTCAGAAGCAACGTAATCGACTAGGATCGTATTAGGATCGTTCTCCATATCCGGGGAGATCGCCCTGGAGCGAGGAGACGTTGTATCGACGATCGTCTCCATATCAGCGGGGGTCGAGGCGCCAGGATATGCTTCCGTGTTGTTGCAGCAGTCTCTGGCAGCAGTTGTGAAGCCGTAAGTCCCGTCGCCAAGGGATGCAACAAACTGTATGGTATCGCTCACATCCTCGACACAGCCGTAATAATTCCAGCCGTAGAAGTGCCAACCGCCCCCGTTGTATTGATAATACAATGCCACCCACTCAATGCCGGACATATTTGGGCTGATGCTGGGGTCGTTCGCGGCGACGTCAACGTCGAACGTCCCATCACTATCGCAAGTAGGCGCGTCAGTAACCACAGAAGTAGGAGGTGTGGTGTCGTAGATTACGACTTTAGTGGTGCTAGGCGTGCCCTCGTCGTTGCCACAGTTGTCGGTTGTGACGCAGCCGAACGTGTACTCCCCGTCTAGAGTTGGGATGAAGTTGAAGTAGCCCTCAGAGCCGCTTCCTTCCTCCTTTTGGTCGTAGGTCCACGAGCCGCCGTCATATTGATACCAGAGCTCGACGTCCGGCTCGTAGGTGCAGCTCTCATCAACGTCGTAGTCCACACGGATCGGCGCGGGATACGTAGGTCCGCCCCAGCAGCTGGACTGGGAAGTTACGTATGTGACCGGAACCGTGTCGTCATATTTCGTCCAGCAGTCGGCCGTGCTT is drawn from bacterium and contains these coding sequences:
- a CDS encoding PQQ-binding-like beta-propeller repeat protein, producing MIGRHRFALTLGVLVLLGLVTSSASFAQGDVWPTYLYDARNSGRCPWVGPNGPFLKWTYPGLHGSSVTIATDGTLRFTSEWPGNAYALNPDSSLRWTYDLGGNWAKCAPAIASDSSIIAQSRGASVYRIDKGGSLVWSYDGTVGGDPITSPVIADDLNLVFCIEWDEVHAIYMSGPLQGTAAWTKTFIPQKTFWETSPAFYRDTVYITGRDSGGSGVLVALDASTGAMKWEFPPGGIDQVRYSSPSVSEDGEHIYFGDSGDSANEYVLYCVASDGTLGWAWDSPEAGAGILNAPAIGTDGTLYIVDTKANLFAIASGGTLKWSVQLGAGTDLMYASAIIDATGTIYVTGNGGLFFGVSPLGRLCWSYDLGYDEWTCLSAGSIGTDGTLYFCTYDSPATLYAFHTGSYLTNPAHTPDCGSSATIFEFTVDCSVPPTVATLAAVQAHLDDGTTVVDLHFDSGVTWIGTVSSLAAGPYQYYMSYETWGGITGTYPDTGWLDAMDVDNTPPTSTCWCDSQCFTSSPIEVGFTSSDYFTGVTRVSLWYRRTPDCEGQKWWGDWTYLMSTDSTVGVFSADWSLEGRIEFLTIAEDCANIEAKSTADCWTKYDDTVPVTYVTSQSSCWGGPTYPAPIRVDYDVDESCTYEPDVELWYQYDGGSWTYDQKEEGSGSEGYFNFIPTLDGEYTFGCVTTDNCGNDEGTPSTTKVVIYDTTPPTSVVTDAPTCDSDGTFDVDVAANDPSISPNMSGIEWVALYYQYNGGGWHFYGWNYYGCVEDVSDTIQFVASLGDGTYGFTTAARDCCNNTEAYPGASTPADMETIVDTTSPRSRAISPDMENDPNTILVDYVASDETSGVDYVKLYYNLDGDAWHPYIGAGNTQAGETGTFPFAVPGPGSNGVYGFYTVAYDNCGNEETLPVDETPPDCSTVYDDIKPLSWPLTCTDASQGTLLVSGLATDNLTGISATWMFYRKVGGSYYLYGSPPILTYWMEAPGDLAFTYSFLADAGDGEYEFYFIAEDTAGNIETSPGDTITGFWDTTPPESSCWAADHYTNTTTLTYNYSAVDATMDVDELWLYYRFGDEDAFNATGSSLGGGAPIVAGARPFELQHGEGTYYFYTLAKDELGNWEVPPENADWWVMLDQTLPISHCISPKYATVSPIAVDFASEDMPSSGVEETQLWYRFNGGGGWIDSNLRETGEYGTFYFPPPDDDTYDFYTRALDRAGNLSAIPSSPHTRTIYDTTRPMSGGGCSSPVNHAPVEITYSATDWSPFASGLARVCLWHRYSTDGGTTWTPDWTFTGMCNTHDQDLTGIFYYDPTLGDGWYEFYLLAQDHAGLWESKATRDTYCAYTGTTPTSKADAPAYASDGTIEFFSIQSEVSGIEVGYSAYTPGAEVSDVTLWYRYESGNWNEYDGDHGYTAPTGSILFPWAAPHNEEGLYEFFTILEDTDGNVELAPPVPDTFCIHDVTPPWSSVEAVDEVSASTIYLDYVADDTQKDGITVSGLYSVSLWYSYEGGYWTLYDTVENAATAGTIIFEHPAASDGTFLFYTIAIDNAGNTEGIPSGPDDTTVYDGTPPVSAADPISPYYVSNPNITIGFTATDNYSGVAYVDLWYRYAEANSPWGYSGFRHLNPATGAGSFNFVATEGTVEFYTIATDDFGNVESPPSSADTSVCYDVTPPVSEVISTGGTTSYNYQPIPIYYAASDEVSGINLVYLHYRVNGGSWTDSGLVETATDGEFLFVTFAGAGTYEFYTIALDNAGNIEAAPTGDFHTVLYDLQAPTSSATGPLYTAVPDINVAYTASDDLSGIALVGLLYRFGDGGWAPWLDDYGDSTIGTIALTLPYGEGNYYIFSQSVDNAGNVEDWKSTHDIVTIYDSKEPDSYCFCAEYSTSSPIPVRFAAVDPDSSGIAEVCLQYNWEGTGWQDSGLCDTNTSGTFDFVPLYGPGTYQFRSIATDNSGNQETPSVADCETVYDDVFPVSECTCATVTTSAPIDIDFESHDATGTFDSVALWLRYSPDLGTTWTIGWQESGMLSGTATGTLEFDPTFGDGLYEFYTIASDMAGNIEAAPSARDCFTTYTSSQPTSFGTAPAIWNGSNIPVSYTATIPSGATLDTVRLWWRRYVGPDYTSWHQFTDEYGTETVGTIYFDYPVSDALYEFYTIVRLEGGTYESVPTTPDCACQLDTGDPTSSCTSDAFVEDVPIMVNFTAADGVTNVADVVLWFNFGGGSYSDYAEHQVGTSGYFVFDPPSGQGTYGFYTIATDEAGNVEAPPGSPPDTQTTWDISKPSSDCISGAPDLVASATMAVNFTSSDPVSNGVTLVGLWYNLDGGAWKHSGLEVLGTNILAGTFDFTALEGDGLYGFFTIAEDNWGNVEDPAATADDTTLVDTTPPQSSCSAPLYYVITVPVTVNFTATDGTGNVSGMYYTAFWYRFNGGTWTWTGQSPGGKFGSIDFVPTDGDGLYEFYTLSTDVAGNSEAAPGSADCSFVFDTQAPEASAMSPYCVTTPSINVDFTSFDAGPAGVSRVYLYYRYNGSVWIYWDHIVASYGTFVFLPSLEGTYEFAARARDRGGNYENYPGAISESTTIYDATPPWSSCESPECAVDFEQITVSFTAGDAPSGVASTELWVKLDAGAWTATGLIETGTSGKFVWPIAPSDFEGVAEFYTIAADNCGNVESPPLDAFGDVTFDTQTIVDWTAPESFCTAPSGSTDQNVEITWAATDATAGVAYTELWFSDNSERYEKCGEYVGTSGTVDFVMSSEGIYHFYTIGVDLCGNREARPAFADAITTFDTLGPTSEVEAPEYANSLPIVVRFTASDDVSGVASTSLFYCFDGLCAPYGEPVTGTSGEFLFEPDPALEGTYGFYTVSTDNMGNVEATPLSAEATTVYDRSAPVSSCGSPGIATSAPFDVPYIAIDNGPAGLDKVALWFKLDSGTWQEYTGDYGTSPLGAISFDPPGGFQGSYSLYTIATDKAGNVEARPGKIDATAVYDQTPPESSALVAEYSNSVPISVSFTTVETASGIASVSLMAKFGEAGVWGNTGLSSPNASGTFNYPPLAGEGRYFFYTIATDNAGFVETAPPDADASTLFDSTAPVTQLDAPAGVSTLPISLTFTCVEPTQLSGAPIDTVVLFYRFNLGSWLSTGLSANTETGTFNFTPTEGPGTYDFYSIGIDKAGNREAATGRLPRTVAYDITSPTSDSSCENTYRQLPLMISYTADGTGSGVALVELFYNYEGMGWLSTGLSLPGEAAIFMFVPAEGNGRYEFYTLATDAAGNTQAWDGHADCTCFFDTVAPQTAASAPEWTTSSPIVVHFAASDQGIGVAVVELWAQYESYQWQKVDEKAAATSGDFIFEPDVEGGFYSFYTIGRDLAGNVEASPATPDASTAFDKSAPMSRAEVPQYATSAVIDVGYAAIEAYSGMESLTLWCRYNRGTWFDTGYVLPGTSGTVAVTLTHGHGKYDFYTIGIDKAGNVESPPAVPDGSCFYDSTRPTSSCSCAQCTTELPLNVRFTAEDVDTRIAGVALLYRFNGGDWTNGGVMLSRSWGVFEFGAAEGEGYYEFYTIATNNAGWQELTPSAPDTSSYYDITLPSSSVSSPDKMTGNTIPVSFWAWDSLSGVKHVDLWYRYEERLWAKSGYRMEATSGTVDFIPPDGVGTYSFWTMASDHCGNTEPAPTTGATVTAVTMFDNVPPQSSVSVDEQYTNESPVPVAFTAADKGVGVASVRLWYSVGGSANKDTGLEVTGATIGVFDFVPVEGDGAYEFYSIAKDNFGNREATPSEADASVVFDTTPPFSMASSPDEAHATQVTVGFSATDVLSPVESVRLWYRYSASLSGSWGDWADAGLTAQGQAGLFPFEATQGEGYYEFYTIATDAAGNVEEPPASADSRTQYRLQYPEILVSDSSHNFGNVEVGTSSFWPELYVTNTGQAPLTIEGILIDNLAFGCSVLIPITIDPSTGMFLPIFFTPSHIGLAEGTLTIVSNDPVNPELEVALSGTGTGSTPSMSLELGSNGGTFYPGDTLSISLSCYNGGFTLSGVDLYVSLILPNGVVVYLPNFSTEPEPYASDLDVISGFQLQNFALLSAVVPEGFSPGKYVWRAYIALHGQDNEILASLPLVTAIDLRPEVGLLLDGASRTYGAGQKHVLSAKFRNDGLPKTVDLYVALQMPDGSLLFAPGLSPALTPCLDNYELPMHADVWPVRLFSSRLSSFPAGRYTWFAVFSDANSFSPVSKVSHIEWELE